In Pedobacter sp. WC2423, the following are encoded in one genomic region:
- a CDS encoding cation:proton antiporter produces the protein MDQYLVILTIIGVGILGMAWMPSFTAKTRISYSIVYLLIGMLLYSVFDFLPAPNPRVHGEFTLHLTELVLIVSLMCTGLKIDQKFSFRTWIIPFRLITITMFLCIATVTLIGIYYFKMPLSTSILLAAVLSPTDPVLATDVQVGDPNQEDRDNAKFSLTTEAGFNDGMAFPFVWLAIALAMTSGGEIPFLFTWALKHVLYQIAAGLVCGFLLGKLLGYVLFTLGKRYETFFTQDGFVSIAATLIVYGATEIVHGYGFIAVFIAAITLRGYERGHKYHNRLHAFSDQIERILVAIMLILFGGSLVRGVMNSLTWPMAAFGIVFIFVIRPLSGLIGLIGTKLKIQEKLVISFYGIRGMGSIYYLAFAFGTTFFKYQDALWSIIAFIVLISIGIHGITAGFTFKKLEQVLPEDNELIAK, from the coding sequence ATGGATCAATACCTCGTTATACTCACGATCATAGGGGTAGGAATCCTTGGGATGGCCTGGATGCCGTCCTTTACTGCCAAAACCAGGATATCATATTCTATCGTTTACCTTTTGATCGGTATGCTGCTTTACAGCGTTTTTGATTTCCTGCCTGCCCCAAATCCAAGGGTACATGGTGAATTTACACTTCATTTGACAGAACTGGTGCTTATTGTCTCACTGATGTGCACGGGGCTTAAAATCGACCAGAAATTTTCATTCAGGACATGGATAATTCCATTCCGGCTGATTACTATTACCATGTTCCTTTGTATAGCAACAGTTACATTAATAGGCATCTATTATTTTAAAATGCCTCTTTCTACTTCCATATTACTTGCTGCGGTACTTTCACCTACAGACCCTGTACTGGCTACTGATGTGCAGGTAGGTGATCCCAATCAGGAAGATCGTGACAATGCTAAGTTTTCTCTTACCACTGAAGCTGGTTTTAATGATGGTATGGCATTTCCATTTGTATGGCTTGCCATCGCACTGGCCATGACTTCAGGAGGCGAAATTCCCTTTTTATTTACATGGGCATTGAAACATGTACTTTACCAGATTGCTGCCGGGTTAGTTTGCGGATTTCTACTGGGTAAATTATTGGGTTATGTACTTTTTACGCTTGGTAAGAGATATGAAACTTTCTTTACTCAGGATGGTTTTGTCTCTATAGCAGCGACACTGATCGTATACGGCGCAACTGAAATTGTTCATGGATATGGATTTATTGCCGTATTTATTGCTGCGATAACACTCAGAGGTTACGAGAGGGGGCATAAATATCATAACCGCCTGCATGCATTTTCAGATCAGATTGAAAGGATACTTGTTGCCATTATGCTGATTCTTTTTGGAGGCAGCCTTGTGCGTGGTGTAATGAACAGCCTCACCTGGCCAATGGCAGCATTCGGCATTGTCTTTATTTTTGTGATCAGACCATTATCTGGTCTGATCGGACTGATTGGCACCAAGCTCAAAATCCAGGAGAAACTGGTCATCAGTTTTTACGGTATCCGGGGAATGGGATCTATTTATTATCTGGCTTTCGCTTTTGGAACCACTTTTTTTAAATATCAGGATGCCCTTTGGTCAATTATAGCCTTTAT
- a CDS encoding FMN-dependent NADH-azoreductase, producing the protein MKRILHLISSIQGKESQSIKLGNTIVEKIQHKYPGSTVEELNLVDAKIPHLTPEVLRTFFIPADQLTEEEKESIRFSDQVVKQLFAADTIVIGAPLYNFTIHTSLKAWIDHITRAGITFGYSENGPVGMVTGKKVYVAMSSGGVYSQGPGKANDFVAPYLKAFLGALGMTDLSVFRAEGLKVPGIKEHAMEKAIDSIKID; encoded by the coding sequence ATGAAACGTATCCTTCATTTAATCTCAAGCATACAAGGCAAAGAATCACAAAGCATTAAGCTGGGTAATACTATAGTTGAAAAAATTCAGCATAAGTACCCGGGTAGTACAGTGGAAGAATTAAATCTTGTAGATGCCAAAATTCCGCATCTTACGCCTGAGGTTCTCCGGACCTTTTTTATTCCCGCAGACCAGCTTACTGAGGAAGAAAAAGAATCTATCCGTTTTTCTGACCAGGTCGTTAAACAATTATTCGCTGCAGATACCATTGTTATTGGTGCACCGCTTTACAACTTTACCATACATACCTCCTTAAAGGCCTGGATTGATCATATTACAAGGGCAGGAATAACTTTTGGTTATAGTGAAAACGGCCCTGTCGGAATGGTAACAGGAAAAAAAGTTTATGTGGCTATGTCTTCTGGTGGTGTCTATTCACAAGGCCCGGGTAAAGCCAACGACTTTGTTGCGCCTTATTTAAAAGCCTTCCTTGGTGCTTTAGGCATGACAGATCTGTCGGTATTCCGTGCTGAAGGATTAAAAGTACCTGGAATAAAAGAGCATGCAATGGAGAAAGCAATAGACAGTATAAAGATTGATTAA
- a CDS encoding winged helix-turn-helix transcriptional regulator, giving the protein MKMIRNEDLPSHEECTGSLKNVLDALYVLNGKWRLALILCLVQSSKRFNEIQHEIKGISSKVLANELKNLELNDFIKRNVYPTTPVTIIYEATDYSRTLKNVIGELSTWGQQHREKIKQSMRKQS; this is encoded by the coding sequence ATGAAAATGATTAGAAATGAGGATCTTCCAAGCCATGAAGAGTGCACAGGCTCACTCAAAAACGTCCTTGATGCATTGTATGTTCTGAATGGAAAGTGGAGGCTGGCGCTGATCCTTTGCCTGGTGCAATCATCCAAACGTTTTAATGAAATTCAGCATGAAATCAAGGGAATATCCTCCAAGGTATTGGCTAACGAGTTAAAGAATCTGGAATTGAATGACTTTATCAAACGTAACGTATATCCAACTACCCCGGTAACTATTATCTATGAAGCAACCGATTATAGCAGGACTTTGAAAAATGTAATAGGTGAACTGAGTACATGGGGTCAGCAGCATAGAGAGAAAATTAAGCAAAGTATGCGAAAACAATCCTGA